A stretch of the Bradyrhizobium sp. CCBAU 53351 genome encodes the following:
- a CDS encoding curlin repeat-containing protein, giving the protein MALAVLLTAVGTATQASAGSVQHSVTKGKVSIETVVQFGDNVQPVTIEENSPINIARVIQIGGTGTVDATIIQNGTRNYANVIQMGGTTNAVIGQSGVSNTAEITQIGNSTNTLLLQIGDMNSGAVRQFGRFNWLAIFQFSR; this is encoded by the coding sequence TTGGCGCTGGCGGTGTTGCTCACCGCCGTCGGCACGGCGACGCAGGCGAGCGCCGGGTCGGTGCAGCACAGCGTGACGAAAGGGAAGGTGAGCATTGAAACTGTCGTACAGTTCGGCGACAATGTTCAGCCTGTCACGATCGAGGAGAACAGCCCGATCAATATCGCGCGGGTGATCCAGATCGGCGGGACCGGGACGGTGGACGCGACCATCATCCAGAACGGCACGCGCAACTATGCCAATGTGATCCAAATGGGCGGCACCACCAATGCCGTCATCGGTCAATCCGGGGTGAGCAACACCGCCGAGATCACCCAGATCGGCAATTCCACCAACACGCTTCTGCTTCAGATCGGCGACATGAACTCAGGAGCCGTGAGGCAGTTCGGGCGTTTCAACTGGCTGGCGATCTTTCAGTTCAGCCGATGA
- a CDS encoding ABC transporter ATP-binding protein produces MTSSPPLISLRSVSRTYRTDGIAVTAVRNVSFDIAQGEIAAVMGPSGSGKSTLMNMIGLLDLPNEGAVYLEGADVAGLSEDRRSSLRARSIGFVFQSYNLLARHNALENVALPLVYCGINRRERLARAEASLQAVGMLHRAHHFPRQLSGGEQQRVAIARALIASPLIVLADEPTGALDSRTGAEILALFAALNRSGQTIVMITHDPGIATQCRRTIRLHDGELVSDETLAPILPKRSALS; encoded by the coding sequence ATGACCTCTTCCCCGCCCCTTATCAGCCTCCGGTCGGTCAGCAGGACCTACCGCACCGACGGGATCGCGGTGACTGCGGTGCGCAATGTCAGCTTCGACATCGCGCAAGGCGAGATCGCGGCCGTGATGGGGCCGTCCGGCTCCGGCAAATCGACACTGATGAACATGATCGGGCTGCTCGACCTGCCGAACGAGGGCGCCGTCTATCTCGAGGGCGCCGACGTCGCCGGTCTGTCGGAAGATCGCCGGTCGTCCTTGCGAGCGCGCAGCATCGGCTTCGTGTTCCAGTCCTACAATCTCCTGGCCCGCCACAACGCGCTCGAGAACGTCGCGCTGCCACTGGTCTATTGCGGCATCAACCGCAGGGAACGCCTGGCGCGCGCGGAAGCGAGCCTTCAGGCCGTCGGCATGCTGCACCGGGCCCATCATTTCCCGCGGCAGCTCTCGGGCGGCGAGCAGCAGCGCGTCGCGATTGCGCGCGCGCTGATCGCCTCCCCGCTGATCGTGCTCGCGGACGAGCCGACCGGCGCGCTCGACAGCCGCACCGGCGCCGAGATCCTGGCCTTGTTCGCCGCGCTCAACCGGAGCGGCCAGACCATCGTGATGATCACGCATGATCCGGGCATCGCGACGCAGTGCCGCCGCACCATTCGCCTGCATGATGGCGAGCTTGTCAGCGACGAAACGCTGGCTCCGATCCTGCCGAAACGGAGCGCTCTGTCATGA
- a CDS encoding efflux RND transporter periplasmic adaptor subunit, which yields MRFVPIIALLGTACSLAAVYAAGPAVIGAAGSAADKASHALESTRRLLVPAGRNAASFGPDSPVFRYASIQRGSIEQTVTVTGALQPVKTIEVGSQLSGQLARVYVDFNDTVARDQPLALIDPRSFAAKVDEAKASLAVANSLVDIARAKLDRAKIDLQNARGSRDVLAAKLESAQAVKSSAQKTLQRKLALQSQNVVATTAVDDAQTEFTARLAQEREAEVLMSLNSYSVEGAQADVRRIEAELQQARMAVPEKAAVLAAAQADLDRTVIRSPIDGVVVGRFVNEGQTLAVGLESRTTFVVAHRLEDMEIHAQVDEADIGRIAPGQRAHFTVDAYPDRRFEAVVRQVRKAPQTQQHVVTYTVVLATSNLDGALLPGMTALVKIVIERQDDVLKVPLAALRFQPSGTRPDPAGTHSGVWVRTASGALQRIAVTVGAAGTEQVALKGGDLDEGSQVAIGQAIRPAGFEFLGIRFGS from the coding sequence ATGCGATTTGTACCAATCATTGCCTTGCTTGGAACTGCCTGCAGCCTCGCCGCGGTCTATGCCGCAGGGCCCGCCGTCATCGGCGCGGCCGGGAGCGCTGCGGACAAGGCCTCGCACGCGCTGGAATCGACCCGACGCCTGCTCGTGCCTGCCGGACGCAATGCCGCGTCATTCGGGCCCGATTCGCCCGTATTCCGCTACGCGTCGATCCAGCGCGGCAGCATCGAGCAGACCGTCACCGTCACGGGCGCCCTGCAGCCCGTCAAGACGATCGAGGTGGGTTCCCAATTGTCCGGGCAGCTCGCCCGGGTCTATGTCGATTTCAACGACACCGTCGCCAGGGATCAGCCGCTCGCCTTGATCGATCCGCGCAGCTTTGCCGCCAAGGTCGACGAAGCCAAGGCTTCGCTCGCCGTCGCCAATTCCCTGGTCGACATCGCCAGGGCCAAGCTCGATCGCGCCAAAATCGACCTGCAAAACGCCAGAGGCAGCCGGGACGTGCTCGCCGCCAAGCTCGAGAGCGCCCAGGCGGTGAAGAGCTCGGCGCAGAAGACCCTGCAGCGCAAGCTGGCGCTGCAGTCGCAAAACGTGGTGGCGACGACGGCGGTTGACGACGCGCAGACGGAGTTCACCGCGCGCCTCGCCCAGGAGCGCGAGGCCGAGGTCCTGATGTCCCTCAACTCCTATTCGGTGGAAGGTGCGCAGGCCGATGTCCGCCGCATCGAGGCGGAGCTGCAACAGGCGCGAATGGCCGTGCCGGAGAAGGCGGCGGTGCTCGCCGCGGCGCAGGCCGATCTCGACCGCACCGTGATCCGCTCGCCGATCGACGGCGTCGTCGTCGGCCGGTTCGTCAACGAGGGCCAGACCCTCGCGGTTGGGTTGGAATCGCGCACCACCTTCGTGGTGGCCCACCGCCTGGAAGACATGGAGATCCATGCACAGGTCGACGAGGCCGATATCGGCCGCATCGCCCCCGGCCAGCGCGCGCATTTCACCGTGGACGCCTACCCCGACCGCCGCTTCGAGGCGGTGGTGCGACAGGTCCGCAAGGCCCCGCAGACCCAGCAGCACGTCGTCACCTACACCGTCGTTCTTGCGACCTCCAATCTCGACGGCGCGCTGCTGCCCGGGATGACCGCTTTGGTGAAGATCGTGATCGAACGGCAGGACGATGTTTTGAAGGTGCCGCTTGCGGCGCTGCGCTTCCAGCCCTCCGGCACACGGCCCGATCCGGCCGGCACGCACAGCGGCGTGTGGGTGCGCACCGCAAGCGGCGCGCTCCAGCGTATTGCCGTGACGGTCGGCGCGGCCGGCACCGAGCAAGTCGCACTCAAGGGCGGAGACCTCGACGAGGGCAGTCAGGTCGCGATCGGCCAGGCGATCCGTCCAGCGGGCTTCGAATTTCTCGGCATCAGGTTCGGATCATGA
- a CDS encoding response regulator transcription factor, whose translation MNSGQATVYVVDDEIQIRTAIGNLCEETGHQVKLFATTEAFLAESISPGPSCLVLDVRFPGTSPTGLELQRRLAETGVPIPIVFISGHSDVRVSVEAMKRGAVEFLPKPFREQEILDAIRHGIERDRRRLEREDVVREARQRVETLTAREREIMLLMAEGLIAKQIAARLGVSEVTAKVHRARMMRKLELRTPIEVVRLIDSMGREAETPRAGAG comes from the coding sequence ATGAATTCAGGTCAAGCCACAGTTTATGTCGTTGACGACGAAATTCAGATTCGAACTGCGATCGGAAATCTCTGCGAGGAGACCGGACACCAGGTGAAGCTGTTCGCCACGACGGAGGCGTTTCTCGCGGAGAGCATTTCGCCCGGTCCTTCGTGCCTCGTGCTCGACGTCCGCTTTCCCGGCACGTCGCCGACCGGACTCGAACTGCAGCGCCGCCTCGCCGAGACGGGCGTGCCGATTCCGATCGTCTTCATCAGCGGCCATTCCGACGTCCGCGTCTCGGTCGAGGCCATGAAGCGCGGCGCGGTCGAGTTTCTGCCGAAACCTTTTCGCGAGCAGGAGATCCTCGACGCGATCAGGCATGGCATCGAGCGCGATCGCAGGCGCCTCGAGCGCGAGGACGTCGTGCGCGAAGCGCGCCAGCGCGTCGAGACGCTGACGGCGCGAGAGCGCGAGATCATGCTGCTGATGGCCGAGGGGCTCATCGCCAAGCAGATCGCCGCGCGGCTCGGCGTGAGCGAGGTGACGGCGAAAGTGCATCGCGCCAGGATGATGCGAAAGCTGGAGCTGCGTACGCCGATCGAGGTGGTGCGGCTGATCGACAGCATGGGGCGTGAAGCGGAGACGCCGCGCGCCGGCGCGGGATAG
- a CDS encoding curlin subunit CsgB: protein MRKLFFASVALFALSSAAQAANTSTTVQVGVVNGSSVTQNGLTNDSSSTSQLGIVNTASTMQGTGSASLNNASTVNQIGVQNSATTGQVAFGNNGSAITQNSFGPPALQNNAAAVGQLSVFGVNGSTVSQTAH, encoded by the coding sequence ATGCGCAAATTGTTTTTTGCTTCCGTTGCATTGTTCGCCTTGTCCTCCGCGGCGCAGGCCGCCAACACCTCGACCACGGTGCAGGTCGGCGTCGTGAACGGCTCGTCCGTCACGCAGAACGGCCTCACCAACGACAGCTCGTCGACCAGCCAGCTCGGCATCGTGAATACTGCGTCCACGATGCAGGGCACCGGTTCGGCCTCGCTCAACAACGCGAGCACGGTGAACCAGATCGGCGTGCAGAACTCGGCGACCACCGGCCAGGTGGCGTTCGGCAACAACGGCAGCGCGATCACCCAGAACTCGTTCGGGCCGCCCGCGCTGCAGAACAACGCCGCCGCCGTCGGCCAGCTCAGCGTGTTCGGCGTCAACGGCAGCACCGTCTCGCAGACGGCGCACTGA
- a CDS encoding curlin: MRITYFIATFAAFATLTAADAQAGNTASVLQFGNTNTSFISQSGGTSNSATTLQFGATNTAITLQTGSLLTVNNSVIGQGGTTPTATNTALAGQVGGSNSSLIGQIGANNTAGVGQLGILNGSTIIQQAP, from the coding sequence ATGCGGATCACCTATTTCATTGCAACTTTTGCGGCGTTCGCCACGCTGACGGCCGCCGATGCACAGGCCGGCAACACGGCCAGCGTGCTGCAATTCGGAAACACCAACACGTCGTTCATTTCGCAGAGTGGCGGCACCAGCAACAGCGCCACGACGCTGCAGTTCGGCGCCACCAACACCGCGATCACCTTGCAGACGGGCTCGCTCCTGACCGTCAACAATTCGGTGATCGGGCAGGGCGGCACCACCCCGACTGCGACCAACACCGCGCTGGCCGGCCAGGTCGGTGGCAGCAATTCGAGCCTGATCGGCCAGATCGGCGCCAACAACACGGCCGGCGTCGGTCAGCTCGGAATCCTGAACGGCTCGACGATCATCCAGCAGGCTCCGTGA
- a CDS encoding GNAT family N-acetyltransferase, which yields MSELLIRNLRPEEISLAIGWAAAEGWNPGLSDAACFAIPDAQGFFVGEIDGEPVATVSCVNYDDRFAFLGFYIVRAGLRGSGHGLRIWNAAIAHAGTRVIGLDGVVAQQGNYRKSGFQLAYANIRYGGIVTAPARPPADVVALDTIPFTLVEADDATVFPARRSAFLRAWTNTSGHVGRALMRDGELAAWGVIRPCRTGYKIGPLVADDRRAAEAIVQALLASADGEVFLDVPAVNRDAIALAEALGLKPVFETARMYTGAIPPLRIDRVFGVTSFELG from the coding sequence ATGAGCGAGCTGTTGATCCGCAATTTGCGCCCCGAGGAAATCTCGCTTGCCATCGGCTGGGCCGCGGCCGAGGGCTGGAATCCGGGCCTCTCCGATGCCGCCTGCTTTGCCATCCCCGACGCGCAAGGCTTCTTCGTCGGCGAGATCGATGGCGAGCCGGTCGCGACGGTCTCCTGCGTCAATTACGACGATCGCTTCGCCTTCCTCGGCTTCTACATCGTGCGTGCGGGTCTTCGCGGCTCCGGCCACGGCCTGCGCATCTGGAACGCGGCGATCGCGCATGCGGGCACGCGCGTGATCGGGCTCGATGGCGTGGTGGCGCAGCAGGGCAACTACAGAAAGTCAGGCTTCCAGCTTGCCTACGCCAATATCCGCTATGGCGGCATCGTCACTGCGCCTGCGAGGCCGCCCGCCGATGTCGTCGCACTCGACACAATCCCGTTTACGCTTGTGGAAGCCGATGACGCCACGGTCTTCCCGGCCCGGCGCAGCGCTTTCCTGCGTGCCTGGACCAACACGTCGGGCCATGTCGGCCGCGCGCTTATGCGTGACGGCGAGCTCGCCGCATGGGGCGTGATCCGGCCGTGCCGGACCGGCTACAAGATCGGCCCGCTGGTCGCCGACGATCGCAGGGCGGCGGAGGCGATCGTGCAGGCCCTGCTGGCAAGCGCGGATGGCGAGGTCTTCCTCGACGTCCCCGCCGTCAACCGTGACGCCATCGCGCTCGCGGAGGCGCTCGGGCTGAAGCCGGTGTTCGAGACGGCGCGGATGTACACGGGCGCGATCCCGCCGCTGCGGATCGACCGCGTCTTCGGCGTGACCAGCTTCGAGCTGGGCTAG
- a CDS encoding curlin, protein MKHHLGCAGAVLLALGPVGAGPARAQTADIKTIVSVGGPPVVLNQNSQLNLAGVFMIGGSTSATVTQNGTNNATGVLQFGGTNSASVGQAGANNLAFVGQTGQSASSLISQLGTMNAGTVAQFGAVNTSTVVQTGP, encoded by the coding sequence ATGAAACATCATTTGGGATGCGCGGGCGCAGTCCTGCTCGCTCTGGGCCCGGTCGGCGCGGGGCCAGCCCGCGCCCAGACCGCTGACATCAAGACCATCGTCTCGGTCGGCGGTCCGCCCGTCGTGCTGAACCAGAACAGTCAGCTCAACCTGGCGGGCGTGTTCATGATCGGCGGCAGCACCAGCGCGACCGTGACCCAGAACGGCACGAACAATGCCACGGGCGTCCTGCAATTCGGCGGGACCAATTCCGCATCGGTCGGGCAGGCGGGCGCGAACAATCTCGCCTTCGTCGGTCAGACCGGCCAGTCGGCGAGCAGCCTGATATCGCAGCTCGGCACGATGAATGCGGGCACGGTGGCGCAGTTCGGCGCGGTCAACACTTCCACCGTCGTCCAGACCGGCCCCTAA